The following are from one region of the Effusibacillus pohliae DSM 22757 genome:
- the acpS gene encoding holo-ACP synthase has translation MLIGVDMVEIGRIERLAENPAFLQRVYTANELQLVQGASKQRKLEVLAGRFAIKEAVAKAFGTGISGGLTFHDIETMRGPNGEPVVSLHGKARQLAEAAGVVHVKASLSHAAGLAIAFVLLEQNAG, from the coding sequence TTGTTGATCGGTGTCGACATGGTGGAAATCGGACGGATTGAACGACTTGCGGAAAACCCCGCATTTTTGCAACGGGTCTATACAGCAAACGAACTGCAGCTTGTCCAAGGAGCGTCAAAACAGAGAAAATTGGAAGTTCTCGCAGGGCGGTTTGCAATCAAGGAAGCTGTCGCCAAAGCGTTTGGCACCGGCATTTCCGGCGGACTGACATTTCACGATATTGAAACGATGCGCGGACCGAACGGAGAACCGGTTGTCAGCCTGCATGGCAAAGCGCGGCAACTGGCGGAGGCTGCAGGCGTGGTGCACGTTAAAGCGAGCCTGTCGCACGCGGCCGGCCTGGCGATCGCTTTCGTGCTGCTCGAACAAAATGCCGGTTGA
- a CDS encoding carbohydrate ABC transporter permease, protein MRTRGDLLTGYLFVLPVAVSLTVFLIGPIFYAFYISFHEFSFLAPDQATWVGLENYVKLFHDPRFLKAVANTSFYSLGVVPVQICIALLLALIVDSKIKGKTFFRVVYFLPTVTSTVAVSVMFLYLFKNDGIVNLLLSKLGIPTVDWFNSIHFALPATMMMAIWTTVGQFMVIYLAGLQDIPNELYEAAEVDGATPWQKLRFITWPMLRPTTFFVLIMSIIGTFQVFDQMYVISKGEGGPQDATLTVVFYLYRAAFKDFNMGYASAMAFVLFLIILALTLIQKKFFKEETA, encoded by the coding sequence GTGCGGACGCGCGGAGATTTGCTGACCGGATACCTGTTTGTGCTGCCGGTTGCTGTTTCGCTGACGGTGTTTCTGATCGGCCCGATTTTTTACGCGTTTTACATCAGCTTTCACGAATTTTCGTTCCTGGCTCCCGATCAGGCAACGTGGGTCGGATTGGAGAATTACGTGAAGCTGTTTCATGACCCCCGTTTTTTGAAAGCGGTGGCAAACACCAGCTTTTATTCGCTTGGCGTGGTGCCGGTTCAGATTTGTATCGCGCTGCTGCTCGCCTTGATCGTGGATTCGAAGATCAAGGGCAAAACGTTTTTTCGCGTGGTCTACTTCCTGCCGACCGTCACGTCGACCGTTGCGGTTTCGGTGATGTTTCTGTACCTGTTCAAAAACGACGGGATCGTCAATCTGCTTCTGTCCAAACTGGGAATCCCGACGGTCGATTGGTTCAACAGCATCCATTTTGCGCTGCCGGCGACGATGATGATGGCGATCTGGACCACGGTCGGCCAGTTTATGGTGATCTATCTGGCCGGTTTGCAGGACATTCCGAACGAACTGTACGAAGCGGCGGAAGTCGATGGAGCAACCCCCTGGCAAAAGCTGCGGTTTATCACCTGGCCGATGCTCAGGCCCACCACATTTTTCGTGTTGATCATGTCGATCATCGGCACGTTCCAGGTGTTTGACCAGATGTACGTGATTTCCAAGGGGGAAGGCGGCCCGCAGGACGCCACCCTGACGGTCGTGTTTTATCTATACCGCGCGGCGTTTAAAGATTTCAACATGGGGTATGCGTCCGCGATGGCGTTTGTGCTGTTCCTGATCATTCTGGCGCTCACATTGATCCAGAAGAAATTTTTCAAGGAAGAAACGGCGTGA
- a CDS encoding ABC transporter ATP-binding protein yields MAETDVILSVRGLQKTIGRKKLIHNISFDVYQGEVFGFLGPNGAGKTTTIRMLVGLMKPTAGTIRICGHDLQRQFVEAMRYVGCIVENPELYKFLTGRENLEQFARMLDGVTEQRIEQVVRLVGLENRIDDKVKTYSLGMRQRLGIAQALLAEPKLLILDEPTNGLDPIGIRELREFVRRLAEQEGVSVFISSHLLSEIEMMCDRVAILHQGKCLYTGPVKDLVQRENGDTRWRVSPLQEAFEMIAAQPYVQQAKIEADAIRCQIAPERIPELNGLLVAKGIHVYAIQQVSPSLEDLFVEMTGRDRIA; encoded by the coding sequence ATGGCAGAGACAGACGTGATCTTATCGGTGCGCGGACTGCAAAAAACGATCGGCCGCAAAAAGTTGATACACAATATCTCGTTCGACGTGTACCAGGGGGAGGTGTTCGGATTTCTGGGACCGAACGGCGCCGGCAAGACCACAACGATCCGCATGCTGGTCGGTCTTATGAAGCCGACGGCCGGGACAATTCGGATCTGCGGACATGACCTGCAGCGGCAATTTGTGGAAGCGATGCGATACGTCGGCTGCATTGTCGAGAATCCGGAACTGTACAAGTTCCTGACCGGCCGCGAAAATCTGGAACAGTTTGCACGGATGCTGGACGGCGTGACGGAACAACGGATCGAGCAGGTGGTCCGGTTGGTTGGACTCGAAAACAGGATTGACGATAAAGTGAAAACCTATTCGTTGGGGATGCGGCAGCGCCTCGGAATTGCGCAAGCGCTGCTGGCGGAACCGAAGCTGCTGATTCTGGACGAGCCGACCAACGGGTTGGACCCGATCGGCATTCGGGAGCTGCGGGAGTTTGTCAGGCGGCTGGCGGAACAGGAGGGGGTCAGTGTGTTTATTTCCAGCCACCTGCTGAGCGAAATTGAAATGATGTGCGACCGCGTTGCGATTTTGCACCAGGGGAAATGTTTGTACACCGGTCCGGTGAAAGATCTGGTGCAGCGGGAAAACGGCGATACTCGCTGGAGAGTAAGCCCGTTGCAAGAGGCGTTTGAGATGATCGCGGCACAGCCGTATGTCCAACAGGCAAAAATCGAAGCGGACGCGATCCGCTGCCAGATTGCCCCGGAACGAATCCCCGAGTTGAACGGGTTGCTGGTTGCGAAAGGAATCCACGTGTATGCCATTCAGCAGGTGTCTCCATCACTGGAGGATCTGTTTGTGGAAATGACGGGGAGGGACAGAATTGCGTAA
- a CDS encoding ABC transporter permease has translation MRKFVGLVENETIKLLKRKRFLVVVLILVGLVTLLAYAQQWTQQRMLQRVGTLEWKPVVQQQIADYESRMRNAFLSEDRKQLYQLRIEQARYYLAHDINPAAPGTATFVRTFMDASVSLLLPLLVVTLAADLVSSEWGDGTIKLLLTRPVPRWKILAAKYAALILFVSLTVMAAFLSATVVGGLFFGWMGWTMPVATGFSIVGGTLDTSGAHTIPQWQYILRSYGLGWVVCMAVATITFTVSVIVRQTAAAMGLMLAALIGGNLLLDLASSWTGAKYLFMVNLRITGYLSGIVPPIEGMSLPFSLAVLLAWGAAALALGFAVFTKRDVLA, from the coding sequence TTGCGTAAGTTCGTCGGATTGGTGGAAAACGAGACGATTAAACTGCTCAAGCGAAAACGGTTCCTCGTTGTGGTCCTGATCCTGGTCGGGCTGGTCACCCTGTTGGCCTACGCCCAGCAATGGACGCAGCAACGGATGTTGCAGCGGGTTGGAACGCTCGAATGGAAGCCGGTTGTCCAGCAGCAGATTGCCGATTACGAAAGCCGCATGCGCAACGCTTTTCTGTCGGAAGACCGCAAGCAATTGTATCAGCTGCGTATCGAGCAGGCTCGCTATTACCTGGCGCACGACATCAATCCTGCCGCACCGGGAACGGCCACTTTTGTCAGAACGTTCATGGATGCCAGCGTGTCGCTGTTGCTGCCTTTGCTTGTGGTGACGCTGGCGGCCGATCTGGTGTCCTCGGAGTGGGGAGACGGGACAATCAAGCTGCTGTTGACCAGGCCTGTCCCACGCTGGAAGATTCTGGCCGCCAAATATGCGGCGCTCATCTTGTTCGTGTCACTGACCGTGATGGCGGCCTTTCTGTCGGCAACGGTCGTCGGGGGATTGTTCTTCGGGTGGATGGGCTGGACGATGCCGGTTGCCACAGGGTTTTCCATCGTGGGCGGGACGCTGGATACATCGGGCGCTCACACCATCCCGCAATGGCAATATATTTTGCGTTCGTATGGCCTGGGCTGGGTCGTCTGCATGGCGGTGGCCACCATCACCTTCACCGTGTCGGTCATTGTACGGCAGACAGCAGCTGCGATGGGGCTGATGCTGGCCGCGCTGATCGGCGGCAATCTGTTGCTCGATCTGGCCAGCTCATGGACGGGAGCGAAATATCTGTTCATGGTCAATCTGCGAATCACCGGGTATCTGTCAGGCATCGTTCCACCGATTGAGGGGATGTCGCTGCCGTTCTCGCTGGCGGTATTGCTCGCCTGGGGAGCCGCTGCGCTGGCGCTGGGATTTGCGGTGTTCACGAAACGGGATGTGCTGGCGTGA
- a CDS encoding protein kinase domain-containing protein, translating to MRQRLFSDRYRLEQRLETAEGWQLYRAVDVCFPRNVRVTVLSRRAPSAIELIRTRVRSLAGLSHQHIISIYDVEWEADGCRLVSEYRECLTLQQAIGQGRRFSLEEAVAIALQIAGAIAHAHQQQVLHGQLSCDMIWIYDRHAKVDFVCPPALEESTTIEVQVDLVALGNVLRQLFAATSLAENPDVQAKIGELLDRLTDNRQPSYTNAADVAYDLKMILTKDVCPLCPTYLQQINETTRVWEGRQETGEAFANERFSYKRRESGWPIWSGRIRFRLVPYFIASIAAVLAGIATFFLVFANPDKATPAQRTPVADNRPVHVAMAETTQAASTITISPAEPISRLEQRPRLVPQLVGLQQQEAEKLLLSLGMRYAYYLERSDQPPGTVFKQAQAPNTPYPPGERVVFYVSSGK from the coding sequence TTGCGACAGCGATTGTTTTCGGACCGTTACCGGTTGGAACAACGTCTGGAGACGGCGGAGGGATGGCAGTTGTATCGGGCGGTTGACGTTTGCTTCCCCCGCAATGTTCGGGTCACCGTCTTGTCCCGTCGCGCCCCCTCCGCGATCGAGTTAATCCGCACGCGTGTGCGATCTCTTGCCGGCCTTTCTCACCAGCATATCATCAGCATCTATGATGTGGAATGGGAAGCGGACGGCTGCCGGCTGGTGTCCGAATACCGCGAATGCCTGACGCTGCAGCAGGCGATCGGACAGGGGCGCAGATTTTCCCTGGAAGAAGCGGTTGCGATCGCGCTGCAGATCGCCGGGGCGATCGCGCATGCGCATCAGCAGCAGGTGCTGCATGGACAGCTGTCGTGTGACATGATTTGGATTTATGACCGCCATGCGAAGGTGGATTTCGTTTGCCCGCCCGCTCTGGAGGAATCCACAACGATCGAGGTGCAGGTAGATCTGGTAGCGCTTGGAAACGTGCTGCGGCAACTGTTTGCGGCGACATCGCTTGCCGAGAATCCGGACGTTCAGGCCAAAATCGGAGAGCTGCTGGACCGCTTGACTGACAACCGTCAGCCGTCCTATACGAACGCGGCAGACGTGGCCTACGACTTGAAAATGATTCTGACAAAAGATGTCTGTCCGCTTTGCCCAACCTATTTGCAACAGATCAACGAAACTACGCGCGTATGGGAGGGGCGGCAGGAAACCGGCGAGGCGTTTGCGAACGAGCGGTTCTCGTACAAGCGGCGGGAAAGCGGTTGGCCAATTTGGTCGGGCAGGATCCGCTTCCGTCTGGTACCGTATTTTATCGCTTCGATCGCTGCTGTGCTGGCGGGGATTGCCACATTTTTCCTGGTCTTCGCCAACCCGGACAAGGCAACTCCCGCGCAGCGGACCCCGGTGGCGGACAATCGGCCGGTGCATGTGGCGATGGCCGAAACCACGCAAGCCGCCTCGACGATCACGATTTCGCCGGCGGAACCGATTTCCCGGCTGGAGCAACGGCCGCGGCTAGTGCCCCAACTGGTCGGATTGCAGCAGCAGGAAGCGGAAAAATTGCTGCTTTCCCTCGGGATGCGCTACGCTTATTACCTGGAACGCTCCGACCAGCCGCCCGGCACGGTGTTTAAGCAGGCGCAAGCACCGAATACGCCGTATCCGCCGGGAGAGCGGGTCGTATTTTATGTGAGCAGCGGCAAATAG
- a CDS encoding SelT/SelW/SelH family (seleno)protein: MEQTVKVRIEYCTMUNFLPKAVSVTEELLGQHAKRIAELSLIPSSGGVFEVTVGDKLIFSKKQLNRFPEAGEIPKLFSDNA; the protein is encoded by the coding sequence ATGGAGCAAACTGTCAAGGTGAGGATCGAATATTGCACGATGTGAAACTTCCTGCCGAAAGCCGTCAGTGTGACGGAAGAATTGCTCGGGCAGCACGCGAAGAGAATCGCGGAGTTGAGCCTGATTCCTTCATCGGGTGGCGTGTTTGAAGTGACGGTGGGGGACAAACTGATTTTTTCGAAAAAGCAGTTGAACCGGTTCCCGGAGGCTGGAGAAATTCCCAAATTGTTCTCGGACAATGCTTGA
- a CDS encoding RsmF rRNA methyltransferase first C-terminal domain-containing protein, translating to MKGLPQVFISRMSKLLGDEAALFFNSYTEPKTTGLRVNTLKIPVAEFLAISPFRLEQVAWAPQGFYYQDGESPGKHVFHTAGLYYIQEPSAMSIAPALAPQPGERVLDLCAAPGGKATHLAAYMEGRGILVANEFTASRAKILAENIERLGVRNAVVLNETPARLAAAFPGWFDRILVDAPCSGEGMFRKDQAACEEWSPESAAHCAVRQLDILEEAAKMLRPGGKLVYSTCTFAPEENEAVLDGFLARHPEFVIRPFPNAALFSPARPEWGQGRSELQHAVRLWPHRLRGEGHFAALLEKTDGPEPRWKPFQAKAPAEAVALFQSFVRDNLSTAWPAEHYLLQGGHLYRLPDPLPDLKGLKWVRPGLHLGELKKNRFEPSHTLAMTLQQADVVRSVSFHPDDPNIHRYLRGETLLMEREPGWTLVCVLRFPLGWGKVVQGTLKNHYPKGLRIP from the coding sequence ATGAAAGGCTTACCGCAAGTTTTCATCAGCCGGATGAGCAAGTTGCTGGGAGACGAAGCCGCCCTTTTTTTCAATAGTTACACAGAGCCGAAAACAACGGGGCTGCGCGTCAACACGCTGAAAATCCCGGTTGCGGAGTTCCTCGCGATCTCCCCTTTCCGGCTGGAACAGGTTGCGTGGGCCCCCCAGGGTTTTTACTATCAGGACGGGGAATCTCCCGGCAAACATGTGTTTCATACGGCCGGCTTGTACTATATCCAGGAACCGAGCGCCATGTCAATCGCGCCCGCGCTGGCTCCCCAACCGGGTGAACGGGTGCTCGATTTGTGCGCCGCGCCCGGCGGCAAAGCCACCCATCTGGCCGCCTATATGGAGGGGCGGGGAATCCTGGTGGCCAATGAGTTCACCGCCAGCCGCGCCAAGATCCTGGCGGAAAACATCGAGCGGCTGGGAGTCCGTAACGCCGTCGTGTTGAATGAAACGCCCGCCCGGCTGGCCGCCGCTTTTCCCGGTTGGTTTGACCGGATTCTGGTCGACGCCCCCTGCTCCGGCGAAGGCATGTTCCGCAAAGATCAGGCCGCATGTGAAGAATGGTCGCCGGAGAGCGCCGCCCATTGCGCGGTTCGGCAGCTCGACATCCTGGAAGAAGCGGCAAAAATGCTGCGTCCCGGCGGCAAACTGGTCTATTCCACCTGCACCTTTGCACCGGAAGAAAACGAAGCCGTATTGGATGGCTTTCTGGCCCGGCATCCGGAATTCGTCATCCGTCCGTTCCCGAACGCCGCCCTGTTTTCGCCGGCCCGCCCGGAATGGGGACAAGGCCGCAGCGAGCTGCAGCATGCCGTCCGGTTGTGGCCCCACCGGCTGCGCGGGGAAGGCCATTTTGCCGCTCTGCTGGAGAAAACGGACGGCCCGGAACCGCGATGGAAGCCATTTCAGGCAAAAGCTCCCGCCGAGGCCGTCGCGCTTTTTCAATCATTTGTGCGGGACAATCTGTCGACCGCTTGGCCTGCGGAGCACTATTTGCTGCAAGGCGGGCATCTGTATCGGCTCCCCGATCCCCTGCCGGATCTGAAAGGGCTGAAATGGGTCAGGCCGGGGCTGCATCTGGGCGAACTGAAGAAAAATCGGTTTGAACCGTCCCATACCCTGGCAATGACGCTGCAGCAAGCGGATGTTGTCCGCTCCGTATCCTTTCACCCTGACGATCCAAACATTCACCGTTACCTGCGCGGCGAAACATTGCTGATGGAACGGGAACCGGGATGGACGCTCGTATGTGTGCTGCGGTTTCCGCTGGGCTGGGGCAAAGTCGTGCAGGGCACGCTGAAAAATCATTATCCGAAAGGCTTGCGGATCCCGTAA
- a CDS encoding aldo/keto reductase family protein: MNYRKLGKSGLRVSEISLGSWLTYGSSVEKETAIRCIDKAYELGINFFDTANVYARGESEKVVGEALRKYPRESYVLATKVFFPMGDGPNDRGLSRKHIIEQCNASLKRLGVDYIDLYQCHRFDPETPLDETLQALDDLVTQGKVLYVGVSEWTAVQINDALHLADKNGYDRIISNQPVYNMFNRYIEESVLPLCEREGVGQIVFSPLAQGLLTGKYKPGQPVPQGSRAANPEQKMFIERYLTENNLQKAAQLEKIAAEAGMPLANLALAWILRQPGVSSAIIGASRPAQIEQNVKASGVKLTPDLLQAIDEVLES, translated from the coding sequence ATGAACTATCGAAAATTGGGCAAAAGCGGCTTGCGGGTGTCCGAAATCTCGCTGGGGAGTTGGCTTACATACGGCAGTTCTGTCGAAAAAGAAACGGCGATCCGGTGTATTGACAAAGCATACGAGCTGGGAATCAACTTTTTTGACACGGCCAACGTGTATGCCCGCGGCGAATCGGAGAAAGTAGTCGGCGAAGCGCTCCGCAAATACCCGCGCGAGTCGTACGTGCTGGCGACCAAAGTGTTTTTTCCGATGGGCGACGGCCCAAACGACCGGGGACTGTCCCGCAAACATATCATCGAACAGTGCAATGCTTCGTTAAAGCGACTGGGCGTTGATTATATCGATCTGTACCAATGCCACCGGTTTGACCCGGAAACGCCGCTCGATGAGACATTACAGGCCTTGGACGACCTGGTCACACAAGGCAAAGTGCTGTATGTCGGCGTGTCCGAGTGGACGGCCGTACAAATCAATGATGCCCTGCACCTGGCCGACAAAAACGGGTATGACCGGATCATCTCCAACCAGCCTGTGTATAACATGTTCAACCGGTATATCGAGGAATCGGTATTGCCGTTGTGTGAACGGGAAGGGGTCGGCCAGATCGTATTTTCTCCGCTGGCGCAAGGATTGCTGACCGGGAAATACAAGCCGGGCCAACCGGTTCCGCAAGGCTCGCGGGCCGCCAACCCGGAACAAAAAATGTTTATCGAGCGCTATTTGACCGAGAATAACCTGCAAAAAGCAGCCCAACTGGAAAAAATCGCGGCGGAAGCCGGCATGCCGCTGGCAAACCTGGCGCTCGCCTGGATCCTCCGCCAGCCGGGTGTCTCCTCGGCGATCATCGGCGCGTCCCGGCCGGCACAAATCGAACAGAACGTGAAAGCGTCCGGCGTGAAACTGACGCCCGATCTGCTGCAGGCGATCGACGAGGTACTGGAATCGTAG
- a CDS encoding GDSL-type esterase/lipase family protein — protein MQSGKTIWYTIATTSIVSLSLLSAGAILAFRDSQASPPPQAAADKHPASQAKPNAGSGSDTPAASDAVPAASPTRVNGNYRVVALGDSLTRGTGDETGQGYVGYLTTELQKLTTNKVLTTNLGVNGMKAPELLQYIQSPDVRKEIQAAHLITLSIGGNDLVRGAGPVTAPDPQLAKQTREQYLQALDRILKEIRSLNGKAPVLFVGLYNPFPLTGQSQQTALQILDEWNLQTSQVLAKYPYAVLVPTQDLFAWNSSKLLSVDQFHPNAQGYQAIAQRMLQDVI, from the coding sequence GTGCAAAGCGGAAAAACCATCTGGTATACAATTGCAACCACGTCGATCGTCAGTCTCTCGCTCCTCAGCGCCGGAGCGATTCTCGCATTTCGCGATTCGCAGGCCAGCCCGCCGCCGCAAGCCGCGGCGGACAAGCACCCGGCCAGCCAGGCAAAACCGAACGCAGGTTCCGGCAGTGATACACCCGCTGCCTCCGACGCTGTTCCTGCCGCTTCGCCGACGCGGGTCAACGGCAACTACCGGGTTGTCGCTTTGGGAGATTCACTGACCCGCGGCACCGGAGACGAGACCGGTCAGGGGTATGTGGGATACCTGACAACGGAACTCCAGAAGCTGACAACAAACAAAGTGCTGACCACCAATTTGGGCGTCAACGGGATGAAGGCGCCCGAGCTGTTGCAATACATCCAATCGCCCGATGTGCGAAAGGAAATCCAGGCTGCCCACCTGATCACCCTGTCGATCGGCGGCAATGACCTGGTGCGGGGTGCCGGACCGGTTACCGCGCCGGATCCGCAGCTGGCCAAACAGACGAGAGAGCAGTATCTGCAAGCACTTGACCGGATTTTAAAAGAGATTCGGTCACTTAACGGGAAGGCACCCGTCTTGTTCGTCGGACTGTACAATCCGTTCCCGCTGACCGGCCAGTCCCAGCAAACGGCCCTCCAGATCCTGGACGAATGGAACCTGCAAACCTCGCAGGTGCTTGCAAAGTACCCGTACGCTGTGCTGGTTCCGACGCAAGACCTGTTCGCATGGAACAGTTCCAAACTGCTGAGCGTCGACCAGTTCCACCCGAACGCGCAAGGCTACCAGGCGATCGCCCAGCGCATGCTGCAAGACGTCATATAG
- a CDS encoding carbohydrate ABC transporter permease: protein MWRRMSRLLFYAVVIGYAVLTLIPFLWSLYTSLKTTPEIDKLWVPFSHLTIENYKYIVTQFPFFRWFLNSVLIAVAVTLGNLLFNTLAGYALARIRFPGRTLLFYVVLAVMMVPGQVVMIPVYIMLANWGWINTYWGFTIPFLTSSFGIFLMRQFFLSLPRELEEAATIDGLSRWGIFWRIALPLAKPALAAQTIFMFLGNWNSFMWPSLLASSDDMYTLPVGLNSFHWQYVAYWNVDMAGTMFMTIPMIIVFLIFQKWFIKGIATTGLK, encoded by the coding sequence ATGTGGCGGAGAATGTCAAGATTGCTGTTTTACGCGGTGGTGATCGGCTATGCGGTGCTGACGCTGATTCCGTTTTTGTGGTCCCTCTACACCTCCCTGAAAACGACGCCTGAAATCGATAAACTGTGGGTGCCGTTCAGCCATTTGACGATAGAAAATTACAAGTATATTGTCACGCAGTTTCCGTTTTTCCGCTGGTTTCTCAATTCGGTGCTGATCGCGGTGGCGGTGACGCTTGGCAATTTGCTGTTTAACACGTTGGCCGGTTATGCGCTGGCGCGGATCCGGTTTCCCGGCCGCACGCTGCTGTTTTATGTGGTGCTGGCCGTGATGATGGTGCCGGGCCAGGTCGTGATGATTCCGGTCTATATCATGCTGGCTAACTGGGGCTGGATCAACACCTACTGGGGATTCACGATTCCGTTTCTGACTTCCTCGTTTGGGATTTTCCTAATGCGGCAGTTTTTCCTGTCGCTGCCGCGGGAACTGGAAGAGGCGGCCACGATCGACGGGCTCAGCCGTTGGGGGATTTTCTGGCGGATTGCGCTGCCGCTGGCCAAACCGGCGCTGGCCGCGCAGACCATTTTCATGTTCCTCGGCAACTGGAACTCGTTCATGTGGCCCAGCCTGCTTGCGTCGTCCGACGACATGTACACGCTGCCGGTCGGCTTAAACTCGTTCCACTGGCAGTATGTCGCTTACTGGAATGTGGACATGGCCGGCACGATGTTCATGACGATCCCGATGATCATCGTTTTCCTGATCTTCCAGAAATGGTTCATCAAAGGGATCGCGACCACTGGTCTCAAATAA
- a CDS encoding ABC transporter substrate-binding protein produces the protein MHKKAKMLSGILAATLVMMGLAGCSGANKEQASQPAKEGEKITLRVGGWASSPEEQAILDAQIAEFKKNHPNIDVKFEPVVGDYLQKLQPMIASKTEPDIFYLDAYAAPEFMDKGVIEPIDEYVKKNNVNLGDYEDAAVKAFQWKGKTYGLPKDYSTLALFYNKDMLDKAGVKPPTNWTELREAAKKLTKDGVVGFSMSAELPRYQPFLMQAGGSVYDGEKATFSKPENATAIDFIYGEMMKKDKIAAYPKTLGKDWSGDAFADGKAAMVVEGPWLIPHLAKKSPNLKYGITELPVKEGGKPSNMIFTVAYALSKNSKHKQEAFELMVFLTGKEGQKFVVEKGLAIPTNKELGKDFATKYPERAPFVKAVSYATPFQYGTIGVKLVDAGNKAAEAVLLGAKPDAKAALEEAQAKMGQ, from the coding sequence ATGCACAAGAAGGCGAAAATGTTGTCTGGGATTCTGGCGGCAACCCTTGTCATGATGGGACTCGCCGGATGTAGCGGAGCCAACAAGGAGCAGGCTTCACAACCGGCCAAGGAAGGGGAAAAAATCACCCTGCGAGTCGGCGGCTGGGCCTCCAGTCCGGAAGAGCAAGCGATTCTGGACGCCCAGATCGCGGAATTCAAAAAGAACCATCCGAACATCGATGTCAAGTTTGAACCGGTGGTCGGCGACTACCTGCAGAAACTGCAGCCGATGATCGCATCGAAAACGGAACCGGATATTTTCTATCTGGATGCCTACGCGGCCCCTGAATTCATGGACAAAGGCGTGATCGAACCGATCGACGAGTATGTCAAGAAAAACAATGTGAACCTCGGCGACTATGAGGACGCTGCGGTCAAGGCGTTCCAGTGGAAGGGCAAAACGTACGGGCTGCCGAAGGATTACAGCACGCTGGCGCTCTTCTACAACAAGGACATGCTGGACAAAGCCGGCGTCAAACCGCCGACCAACTGGACGGAACTGAGGGAGGCGGCGAAAAAACTGACCAAAGACGGCGTTGTTGGCTTCTCGATGTCGGCCGAGCTGCCGCGTTACCAGCCGTTCCTGATGCAGGCGGGCGGATCGGTGTATGACGGGGAAAAAGCGACGTTCAGCAAACCGGAAAACGCCACGGCGATTGACTTTATCTATGGCGAAATGATGAAAAAGGACAAAATCGCTGCCTATCCGAAGACGCTTGGCAAGGACTGGTCCGGTGACGCGTTTGCCGATGGCAAAGCGGCGATGGTGGTGGAGGGTCCCTGGCTGATCCCGCACCTGGCGAAAAAATCGCCGAACCTCAAGTACGGCATCACCGAACTGCCGGTGAAAGAGGGTGGAAAACCGTCGAATATGATCTTTACCGTGGCGTACGCACTGTCCAAAAACTCCAAGCACAAACAGGAAGCGTTTGAATTGATGGTCTTTCTGACCGGCAAGGAAGGACAGAAGTTTGTGGTGGAAAAAGGTCTGGCGATTCCCACCAACAAGGAACTGGGCAAGGATTTCGCGACCAAGTACCCGGAACGGGCGCCGTTTGTCAAGGCGGTCTCCTATGCGACTCCGTTCCAGTACGGAACGATTGGCGTAAAACTGGTCGATGCCGGCAACAAGGCGGCGGAAGCGGTACTGCTTGGCGCGAAGCCGGACGCGAAAGCGGCCCTGGAAGAAGCGCAGGCCAAAATGGGTCAATAA
- a CDS encoding phosphatase PAP2 family protein yields MLRVRTLILEGDRKLLTSLLRFRAFRTLNALMRVITVFGGAVFSVGIVLLLLLVSDGRTKQAASVAAVGLAGSFLIVQCIKKTVKRFRPYLVIAEIKLLGKPLKDHSFPSGHTTSIFSIVTAFALAFPALAVWFYGLAALVGVSRVYLGFHYPSDVLAGILIGAGCSIGSHFALHSWLLQGA; encoded by the coding sequence ATGCTGCGGGTTCGCACCCTGATTCTGGAAGGAGATCGGAAACTTCTCACTTCCCTGCTGCGGTTTCGTGCATTCAGGACATTGAACGCGTTGATGCGGGTAATCACTGTTTTCGGCGGGGCCGTCTTCAGTGTCGGAATCGTGTTGTTGCTTTTGCTTGTGTCGGACGGACGGACCAAACAAGCGGCGTCCGTGGCGGCTGTCGGGTTGGCGGGAAGTTTTCTGATCGTGCAATGCATCAAAAAAACGGTCAAACGCTTCCGCCCGTATCTGGTGATAGCGGAGATCAAGCTGCTGGGCAAGCCGCTAAAAGATCATTCTTTTCCATCCGGTCACACCACTTCGATCTTTTCCATCGTGACCGCTTTTGCGCTCGCGTTCCCCGCGCTGGCGGTATGGTTTTACGGATTGGCGGCGCTGGTGGGAGTTTCGAGGGTGTATCTCGGCTTTCATTATCCATCCGACGTATTGGCCGGCATTCTGATTGGTGCCGGATGTTCGATCGGATCGCATTTCGCGCTGCATTCCTGGTTATTGCAAGGCGCATAG